In Paraburkholderia terrae, a genomic segment contains:
- a CDS encoding type III secretion protein, whose translation MYEAIERHAQHFMALQNVVTAADADARVAELRKALEESAEQLNHAADGTATDRDARARIYRGLVAASRIVGQLREDALRG comes from the coding sequence ATGTACGAAGCCATTGAACGCCACGCACAACACTTCATGGCGTTGCAGAACGTCGTGACAGCCGCCGACGCCGATGCGCGCGTCGCCGAACTGCGCAAGGCGCTCGAAGAGAGCGCCGAGCAGCTCAATCACGCGGCAGACGGCACGGCCACCGACCGCGATGCGCGCGCCCGCATCTATCGCGGCCTCGTCGCCGCGAGCCGCATCGTCGGGCAGTTGCGCGAGGACGCGTTGCGCGGCTGA